A stretch of Ammospiza caudacuta isolate bAmmCau1 chromosome 34, bAmmCau1.pri, whole genome shotgun sequence DNA encodes these proteins:
- the PIH1D1 gene encoding PIH1 domain-containing protein 1 isoform X1: MADPSLLSAELEADEEEEAAALRRLLLQVAPDPEELPSAGPARAVTPQPGFCVKTREAGGGPKVFLNVCHSPEVPPPPPVPPPGLQQLLRDPPGPGGSFRIPMSLGEPHAELDRGGRGCTAYDVVVNSAFFGTLKADPLYLEFFLTVALEGLSDKYGVELELTGWRVLRNRRCLGSIAAQNIRARPQPRIQELPGSCRADGDPRDPSPKAAETPGPPPFVVVASPSAQEPRELQARVHLGQEGAGSLWLGLSEERLLLLRPAPPPGGAHGAPPGRQGALLELGLPLRMRADPARCRARFHRRSKVLTVTMPLLRA; this comes from the exons ATGGCGGACCCGTCGCTGCTCTCGGCCGAGCTGGAGGcggacgaggaggaggaggcggcggcgctgcggcggctgctgctgcag GTGGCCCCGGACCCTGAGGAGTTGCCgagcgccggccccgcccgggCCGTGACCCCGCAGCCGG GGTTCTGTGTGAAGACGCGCGAGGCGGGCGGGGGTCCCAAGGTGTTCCTCAACGTTTGCCACTCGCCCGAGgtgccgcccccgccgcccgtGCCccccccggggctgcagcagctcctgcgggacccccccggccccggcggctCCTTCCGCATCCCCATGAGCCTGGGGGAGCCGCACGCCGAGCTGGACCGAG GGGGAAGGGGCTGCACGGCCTACGACGTGGTGGTGAACTCGGCCTTCTTCGGGACGCtcaag GCTGACCCCCTGTACCTGGAGTTCTTCCTGACCGTGGCCCTGGAGGGGCTCTCGGACAAGTACGGGGTGGAGCTGGAGCTCACCG GCTGGCGCGTGCTGCGGAACCGGCGCTGCCTCGGCTCCATCGCGGCCCAGAACATCCGGGCGCGGCCCCAGCCCCGCATCCAGGAGCTGCCGGG gagctgccgggctgacggggacccccgggacccctccccaaaagcCGCGGAGACCCCCGGGCCCCCCCCATTCGTGGTCGTGGCCTCGCCCTCGGCTCAGGAGCCGCGGGAGCTGCAGGCGAGGgtgcacctgggacag GAGGGGGCGGGCTCTctgtggctggggctgagcgaggagcggctgctgctgctgcgccccgcgccgccgccgggggGCGCTCACGGGGCTCCTCcgggccgccagggggcgctgctggagctggggctgccgcTGCGCATGCGCGCCGACCCCGCGCGGTGCCGCGCGCGCTTCCACCGCCGCTCCAAG GTTCTCACGGTGACGATGCCGCTGCTGCGGGCGTGA
- the PIH1D1 gene encoding PIH1 domain-containing protein 1 isoform X2, producing the protein MADPSLLSAELEADEEEEAAALRRLLLQVAPDPEELPSAGPARAVTPQPGFCVKTREAGGGPKVFLNVCHSPEVPPPPPVPPPGLQQLLRDPPGPGGSFRIPMSLGEPHAELDRGGRGCTAYDVVVNSAFFGTLKADPLYLEFFLTVALEGLSDKYGVELELTGWRVLRNRRCLGSIAAQNIRARPQPRIQELPGSCRADGDPRDPSPKAAETPGPPPFVVVASPSAQEPRELQARVHLGQVLTVTMPLLRA; encoded by the exons ATGGCGGACCCGTCGCTGCTCTCGGCCGAGCTGGAGGcggacgaggaggaggaggcggcggcgctgcggcggctgctgctgcag GTGGCCCCGGACCCTGAGGAGTTGCCgagcgccggccccgcccgggCCGTGACCCCGCAGCCGG GGTTCTGTGTGAAGACGCGCGAGGCGGGCGGGGGTCCCAAGGTGTTCCTCAACGTTTGCCACTCGCCCGAGgtgccgcccccgccgcccgtGCCccccccggggctgcagcagctcctgcgggacccccccggccccggcggctCCTTCCGCATCCCCATGAGCCTGGGGGAGCCGCACGCCGAGCTGGACCGAG GGGGAAGGGGCTGCACGGCCTACGACGTGGTGGTGAACTCGGCCTTCTTCGGGACGCtcaag GCTGACCCCCTGTACCTGGAGTTCTTCCTGACCGTGGCCCTGGAGGGGCTCTCGGACAAGTACGGGGTGGAGCTGGAGCTCACCG GCTGGCGCGTGCTGCGGAACCGGCGCTGCCTCGGCTCCATCGCGGCCCAGAACATCCGGGCGCGGCCCCAGCCCCGCATCCAGGAGCTGCCGGG gagctgccgggctgacggggacccccgggacccctccccaaaagcCGCGGAGACCCCCGGGCCCCCCCCATTCGTGGTCGTGGCCTCGCCCTCGGCTCAGGAGCCGCGGGAGCTGCAGGCGAGGgtgcacctgggacag GTTCTCACGGTGACGATGCCGCTGCTGCGGGCGTGA